GTTGTTCGCCGACCTTGAACGCTGGCTGGCGGAGATCACCGGCCTGCCGGCCGTGTCGCTGCAACCCAACGCCGGCTCGCAGGGCGAGTACGCCGGCCTCATGGCCATCCGCGGCTATCACCATGCCAACGGCAACCCCGATCGCAACGTCTGCCTCATCCCCACCAGTGCTCACGGCACGAACCCGGCCAGCGCCGTCATCGCGGGCATGAAGGTCGTGCCCGTCGGCTGCGACGACGCCGGCAACATCGACCTCGCCGACCTCCGCGCGAAGGCCGAGCAACACGCCGACCACCTCGCCGCGCTGATGGTCACCTACCCGTCCACGCATGGCGTGTTCGAAACCACCATCCGCGAAGTGTGCGCCATCGTGCACGAGCACGGCGGACAGGTATATCTCGACGGTGCGAACATGAACGCTCAGGTTGGCCTCACCCGCCCGGCCGAGTGCGGCGCGGACGTGGTGCACCTGAACCTGCACAAGACGTTCTGCATCCCCCACGGCGGCGGCGGGCCGGGCATGGGGCCGATTTGTGCTGCGGAACATCTGCGTGACTATCTACCCATTTCGAATTTGGAATTTGGAATTTCGGATTTGGCTGATGCCGGCTCCGACACATCCGAAATCCGAAATCCGAAATCCGAAATCGTCATCGCCGCCGCCCCCTACGGCAGCCCGATGATCCTCCCCATCCCGTGGATGTACATCGCCATGATGGGCGAGACCGGCCTTCGGCAAGCGACCGAGGTGGCGATCCTCAACGCCAACTACATGGCCAAGCGACTCGAAGGCCACTACGACATCCTCTACACCGGGCCCAACGGCCGCGTGGCCCACGAGTTCATCATGGACTGCCGACCGTTCCAGAAGTCGGTGGGCATCACGGTGGAAGACATCGCCAAACGGCTGATCGACTTCGGTTTCCATTCGCCGACGATGAGTTGGCCCGTCGCCGGCACGCTGATGTGCGAGCCGACCGAGAGCGAATCGCGCGACGAGCTCGACCGTTTCTGCGACGCCCTGATCGCCATCCGCGCCGAGATCCGTGCAATCGAGACCGGCGAAGCCGACCGTGAAGACAACGTGCTCAAACACGCCCCCCACCCGGCCGAGGTGCTCACCGCTGACGAGTGGCCGCACGTGTATAGCAGGCAACTCGCGGCCTACCCGCTGAACTGGGTGCGCGAGTGGAAGTACTGGCCGCCCGTATCGCGCATCGACCAGGCCTGGGGCGACCGCAACCTCGTCTGCGCCTGCCCGCCGATGAGCGAGTACTGCGATTTGTGAATCGCAGCCATCGACATGACCACCCAAAGCAAGAAGCCCACGGCGTGACGCCGTGGGCTTCTGTCATACTTCATCGAACCATCGGCAACCGTCGGTCACACCAGCAGGCCCGCCGGGTTTTCGATCATCTGCTTGAGCGTGTTGAGGTACTCGGCCGCAATCGCGCCGTCGATCACGCGATGGTCAGCACTGAGCGTCGCGGTCATCTCGTGGCCGATGACGATCTGGTCATCACGCACCACCGGCTTCTTGATCGCGCCGCCCACCGCGAGGATGGCCGACTGCGGCGGGTTGATGATCGCTTCGAAGTGATCCACGCCATACATGCCGAGGTTGGAAATCGTGAACGTACCGCCACCCATCTCGTCGGCACTCAGGCCGGTCTCGCGGGCCTTCTTCGCCAGCTTCCGCGTCTGCTCGCTGATCGATCGCAAGCCCTGGTTCTGCACATCGCGAAGCACGGGCACGACCAGTCCGCCGCCGCGCTCTTCGGGCAGCGCCACCGCGATGCCGACGTTGACCGTGCCGGCGATCTCGATCGTGTCACCATTCCACGACGCATTCACCATCGGATGCTGCACGCACGCCAGCGCCGCGGCGCGGGTGATGAAGTCGTTAACCGACAGCTTCACGCCCTGGCTTTCCAGCTGCGCGTTCAGCGTCTTGCGCAGTTCCATCAACGGGTCCATGTTCACCGACACGGTGACCGTGAAATGCGGGATCGTCGTCTTCGACTCGACCAGCCGTTTGGCGATGGTCTTCCGCATCCCGGAAAGTGAGACGCTGCGGGCTTCGAGGTCCGCACCCCCGACCGCGGGCGCCGGCGCGGGCGCTGCGGTCTTTTTCGATTCGCCGCCGGCTGAAGGCGCTGCCGCGTCGTCCTTGCCGTCGGCCGCCTTGAGCACGTCGCGTTTGATGATGCGGCCGTCGGGCCCGGAACCCTTGATCTGCGTCAGGTCGAGATCCTTCTCCTCGGCGATCTTTCGAGCCAGCGGGCTGACGCGAACCCGGCCGCCGCTGGCCCCGGCCTGCTTCTGCGTCCGCCGCACGTCCGCGTCCTCAGCGACCGCCGCCTGCCCCGACGCCGCGGACTCCTGCGTCTGCTCGCCTTCCTTCTTGTCGCGGCTCTCGTCGGCCTTCATCTTCTCGTCACCCCCCGAAGCACCCCCGGAGCCGGCGTCCGCCTTCGCTGCGTCGTCCACCGACTCGCCCGACTCGGCGAGCACGAGGATCAGGTCGCCCACGGGAACCGTACCGCCCTCATCCACCGCAAGCCGAGCGACCTTGCCGTCGTCGAAGGCTTGCAGTTCCATCGTGGCTTTGTCGGTTTCCACGTCGGCCACGTGGTCGCCGGCCGACACGTCGTCGCCCACACCCACATGCCATTTGACCAGCGTGCCCTCTTCCATCGTGTCCGAAAGCCGGGGCATCGTGACGGTAATCGCCATGGCGAACTCCTGTTAAATCCTTGCGAGAAGTCGAGTGGCTAGATGATAACGATTCATCGCGAAACATGGGGCCACCGGCCCAGGACCAGACGACAGCACGCCATTTTAAATAAAGCCCACGGATCGCCATCCGTGGGCTTTAAGATTTCATCTGTTGTCTGCGAACATCCTCACAGCTTGTCCACATCCACCGGCTTGATCCACGGCATCATCGCCCGCAGCTCCTTGCCAACCTTCTCCACCGGGTGGTTGTGGTCCGTCTCACGCTGATCCTTGAACCACTTGAACCCATCCTGGTAGTCCTCGCGGAACCGGTTGGCGAACTTGCCATCCTGAATATCCTTGAGCACCTGCTGCATCGCCTTCTTCGTATCGTCCGTCACGATCTTCGGCCC
Above is a window of Phycisphaerales bacterium AB-hyl4 DNA encoding:
- a CDS encoding pyruvate dehydrogenase complex dihydrolipoamide acetyltransferase; this translates as MAITVTMPRLSDTMEEGTLVKWHVGVGDDVSAGDHVADVETDKATMELQAFDDGKVARLAVDEGGTVPVGDLILVLAESGESVDDAAKADAGSGGASGGDEKMKADESRDKKEGEQTQESAASGQAAVAEDADVRRTQKQAGASGGRVRVSPLARKIAEEKDLDLTQIKGSGPDGRIIKRDVLKAADGKDDAAAPSAGGESKKTAAPAPAPAVGGADLEARSVSLSGMRKTIAKRLVESKTTIPHFTVTVSVNMDPLMELRKTLNAQLESQGVKLSVNDFITRAAALACVQHPMVNASWNGDTIEIAGTVNVGIAVALPEERGGGLVVPVLRDVQNQGLRSISEQTRKLAKKARETGLSADEMGGGTFTISNLGMYGVDHFEAIINPPQSAILAVGGAIKKPVVRDDQIVIGHEMTATLSADHRVIDGAIAAEYLNTLKQMIENPAGLLV